TTGCTGCGGCTCGAACTTCTGGACCACCGCGTCGGCGCCAAGCAGTTCCGAGAGTCTCGCTTCCACGTCGTCGCGTGCGCCGAGTTCGTCGACGAGTCCCAGTTCGTGGGCGTCGGTGCCGATGTAGACGCGGGCTTCCGTCTCGCGAATCGTCTCGGGGTCCATGCCGCGCCCGTCGGCGACGCGCTCGACGAAGTGGTCGTAGAGTCGGTCGACGATCCCTTGCAGATACGCCCTGTCGTCGTCGGAGGGTTCCTTCAGCGCCAACCCCGCGTCCTTGTACTTCCCGGCGGCGAAGCGCTCGTAGGAGATGCCCAACTGCTCGGCGAGTTCGTGGACGTTCACCGACGAGCCGATGACGCCGATGCTCCCGACGATGCTCGCCTCGCGCGCCCAGAGTTCGTCGCAGCCGCTGGCTATCCAGTAGCCGCCGCTGGCACAGGTGTCAGTGGCGTAGGCGACGGTGGGGCCGTCGAACTCGACGGCGGCGTTTCGGATGTCGTCGCTCGGGACGACTTCGCCGCCCGGCGTGTTCAGCCTGAGGAGGAGCGCCTCGGCGTCGCCGTCGTCGTCCGCCCGCTCTATTTGCTCGACGACGTCGTCGGCGGGGGTTCCCACGCTCCCGGTCGGGAGCGGACCACGGCCACGATCCCGAGAGATGGGTCCCTGGACGGCGACTTCGGCGACGTTGTACGCCGAGACGCGGGAGGCGGCGATTCGCGACGCGAACCGCGCGCCGAGGGCAACGGTGACGAGCACGAGCACCACCCCGAGGAGGTCTTCGAGCGACTCCGGTACGGACAGAAACAGTATCCAACCGACGACGGCAGCGACGAGGACCCCGAGGAGGACGATGACGACGCGTTCAGCCGTTACTTTCCGCGACTTCACAGAGATTCACCAGCCATACCAGTAGCTGAGGGTCGCGTCGGCTTAAAACTGAGAAAAGAACGAAACGCGCTTAGAGAAGACCAGCGCGCTGGAGCTTCATCAGGTCCTCGGTGTCGAGGGTCTCGCCCTCCTGGAACGCCTGGTAGATCTCCTCGGCTTCCTCCTTGGCAGCCTCGCGTTCCTCGGCGCGGGAGTCCTTGCGCTGGCGCTCCTCCTTCTTGTCGAGTTCGCGTAGGCGCTTCTGGACGCGGACGAAGTCCTCGTGGTGGCGGTCCGCGGCTTCCTGGGCCTCGACGAACAGTTCGTGCATCTCGTCTGCACGGTCACGGATGTCGTCGGCCTCGCGGTAGGCCTCGATCATCTGGTTGTGGTGTTCCTGGGCCTCGTCGGCGAGCTCCGTCACCTTCTGGTGGTGTTTCGACGCCTCCGAGCGGACCTCCTCGGCTTCCTCGATTAGTTCTTCGAGTTCACCGCTGTCTTCGACCTTCTCCTTGCGGTTCTGGTACTCCTCGCGCTTCTTCTCGATCTTCTCGATGAGTTCGCGCTCGTCCTCCGTCGAGAGCACCTCGGTCTGCTGGCGGAATTCGAGCTGTTTGATCTCGTCTTCGAGCTCCTCGAGGTCCTTGCCGTCGTCGAGTTCGAGGTCGCTCTTCATCTCCTCGACCTTGTCGAACAGCTCGTTGGCCTCTGCGTTCAGCTCATTGCGCGACTTCTTGTGCTCCTGTACTTGCTCGTTGAGCGAGTCGCGCTTTTCGCGGTGTTCCTGAGCCTCGTCGACCTTCTCGCGCGTCTTCGCGTTGAGGTCGTCGCGCTTGGATGCGCGCTCGGAGGCCATCTGGTTGAGTTCGTTCCGTCGGTCACGAAGCTGACCGGCGAGCTTGATGAGTTGGCCTTTCGAGCCGCTCTCCAGTTTCTCGTCGGTCAGTTCTACGTTGTTCGATTCGTCCAATGCTTTGATTCCGAATTGTTCCGCTGCCATACTTGATCAATCCTCGATACCATCACCGCTCCGGGCGGAGTGGCGGTCGCTCGATGATGTGCGTCCGACCGTGGATAAGAAATTCCTGATCATTCCCCGTGCGATTCCGCCAGATGCCGGAGGCGTTCTGGTACTCTCACTTACTGGCGTCGAACATATAAATACTTCGGTGAGTTCGCGAGTGAAAACGGCTACCATGCGTGGCACTGTGGCACGATTCGGCACCAAATCGACCGTACGTTGACAACCGTTGACGCACTTAAACGACCGACCGAAATTCGTGTAGAACATATTACGAAGAAAGTAGTTTCGAGGCAACGAAACCCCCGTCGTGTCGCTCGCTTCGCTCGGGTGGTACGCCTTCGCTTCGTTCGGCCAAAACGCCACGGATTTCCGTCGCCCCTTCGCATCTCCAGTATGAAGGAGGAAGTCGTTCGCGCGCGCGGACACGAGAACGTCTCGGCGCGCCACGCGAGCACGTTCGAGGTGACGAGCGACGACTGGCTGACCCCGGCCGGGGACTGCATTCTCGCCGTCGATGCCGACCGGACGCCCGCCGATTTCGACCCGGCGTTCGTCGACGCCTGCCGGAACGAGAACGCGCGCATCGTCGCCACGTTCGAGGTCGACGGCGTCACCGAACGCGTCGAGGGCCACGGTCACCCGGACTTGACGTTCGAGGGCGACCGGAGCATGGTCGGCCGGACGAGCGACCACACCGACGACCGAACCATCATGCTCGGCGCGGCGTTCGCCGCCGAGGGCTTCGACCGCGAGTTGGTCGACGCACTCGCCGACGGCGCCGAGTTGACCCTTACGCTCCGCGTCGGCGGCGGCGCCGACGACTGAGCGCCGGCGGGCCGTCGGACCGACCCTCCGCCCCACCGCTTTTGCCGGACCGACTCCACGTTCCGGTATGGCAGACGAACCCGCGGAGAACATCAGCGGCGGAGTCGGTGGCGGGGGCGTCGAGGCGACGTTCGCGCCCGGCGAGGCCGACACCCGCGCCGAGGCCGTCGTCGATGAACTCGGCGAGCTGTACTGGCGGAAAGCCTACGGCGGGCAGGACGCCTTCGAGTGTCTCGTCCGAACTATCCTGAGCCAGAATACGAGCGACGTGGCGAGTCAACCGGCGCACGACGAGTTGATGGCCAGATACGGAGGCGGCGACCTCGCGAAGGCGCTCGCCGACGCCGAACGGTCAGAACTCGCCGAAACTATCCACGCCGCGGGTCTGTACAACCAGAAGTCGGAGATGATGATAGACGCCGCCGCCGAGATCGTCGACGAGTTCAGCGGAGAGACGGCGTTCGACGCGTGCGTCCGCGAGGAGGAGCCCGAAACCGTGAGAGACCGACTGCTGGAGATTCGCGGCGTCGGACCGAAGACCGCCGACTGCGTGCTGCTGTTCTCGGGCGGGCGCGGCGGCGTCTTCCCGGTGGACACGCACGTCCACCGGATCGCTCGCCGTATGGGACTCGCGCCGCCGGACGCCGACCACGAGGTGGTGCGCGAACACCTCGAACGCGACGTCCCGGCCGAGAAGTGCGGCTTCGGCCACACCGCGATGATTCAGTTCGGCCGCGAGTACTGCAAGGCGTTGAAACCGGCGTGCCTCGACGGCCCGGAGGCGTGTCCGCTGTACGACTACTGTGACAAGGTCGGGGTCGACGAGGTCGATGAGTCGGTTGTCGACCCCGCCGAAGTCGTCGCCGACGACTGAAGACCGCGCAGAAATCGAGACTACTCGTAGTCCTCGAACCCGTCGCCTTCCTTCTCGCGGACGAGTTCGTCGACCACTGCGTCGGCGGTTGCGAGGTTCGTCGCCACCGGCGTCTCGTGGACGTCGCAGAGGCGGAGCAGCGCGGTGATGTCGGGTTCGTGCGGTTGGGCGGTCAGCGGGTCGCGTAGGAAGATGACCCCGTCGCAGGTCTCGTTGGCGATTTCGGCGCCGATCTGCATGTCGCCGCCGAGCGGTCCCGACTGCTTTCGCTCGATCTCGAGCCCCGCCTCGTCGATGAGGCGTTGGCCCGTCGTCCCCGTGGCGATGAGATCGATTTTCGAGAGGATATCGCTTCGGTTCTTCGCGAACTCGATGAGTGCCGGCTTCTTCTCGTCGTGGGCGATGAGCGCGAGACGCATACTCTCTCTGCCGTGCCGTAGCCAGTTGAATCCACCTGCGACGGTCTACTCTGTGACATGTGTCGTCGCTGACAGCGACCCCGAGACTCAAGGCCGTCGGCGTGCCACGTCCGTGTATGTCGATGGAGACTTACACGCTGCGAGTCGAGGAGACCGAAACGCACGGCGGCATCTCCGCCGACGTGTACGACGGAGACGACGTCATCGCGACGTCGACGCACGTCGCCTACGACGACTACGGTCTCGCGGTGACCGGAGACGACCGAAACCCGGAGGCTGCGACAGAGAAGGTCACCGCCGACGCCCTCTCGCTCGACGTACAGGTCGAGCGAATCGACGGCCGGTTCGAGTTCCGTCTGCTCGGCGACGGCGAGGAGCTGGCGCGCGAGTCGGTGACCGACGACGACTGGGAACTCGAACGCGACGAGAAGTAGAACGCGAGTGTGGAGCGACGACGCTGTCGATTCGCTATTTGAACCGGAACGTTTCGAGATTCTTCGGCGCGAACGTCCGCATGTTGAACTCGTGGTACAGCGCTGACGAGAGGTCCTGCACGGAGCGCTCGTCGCCGTGGACGCAGAGCACTTTCTCCGGCCGGGGGTTCATCGTGCGGACGAAGTTCATCAGACCGTTGCGGTCGGCGTGGCCGGAGAACCCGTCGACGGTTTCGACGCCCATCTTCAGCGAGAGCGTGCCTGACCGCCCAGAGTTGCGGCTGTCGCGGTTGTTGATCGGTATCTCGTCCCAGCCGTTCTGGATGCGGCGACCGAGAGTCCCCTGCGCCTGGTAGCCGACGAAGACGAGGTTCGAGTCCGGGTCCGGCCCAATGTGGCGGAGCCACGACATGATTGGGCCGCCGGTGACCATCCCGGAGGTCGAGAGGATGATGCAGGGGTCGTCGTCGGCGACCTCCTGTCTCTCTTCTTCGCCGCCGTCGATGTGGTTGAACTGCGGCGCGAGGAACGGGTTCTCGTCCTCGTGGAAGATGCGGTCGCGGAGTTCGTCGCGGAGATACTCGGGGTAGGTCGTATGGATGGCCGTCGCCTCCCAGATCATCCCGTCAAGGTGGACGGGCATCTCCGGAATCTTGCCGCTTCGCATCGCCTCTTCGAGGACGAGCATGATTTCCTGTGACCGACCGACGGCGAACGCCGGGATGAGAACTTTTCCACCCTGGTCGGCCGTCTCGTTGATGACGTCGACGAGTTTCTGCTCGGAGTCCTCCTGATCGGTCTGGTAGTCGTTTCGCCCACCGTACGTCGACTCCAGTACGAGCGTCTCCACGCGCGGGAAGTCGTTGACGGCGCCGTTGAACAGGCGGGTGTCCTTGTAGTGGATGTCGCCGGAGAACGCGACGTTGTAGAGACCGTCGCCGATGTGGAAGTGCGTCACCGCCGACCCGAGGATGTGGCCCGCGTTGTGGAAGGTGAGCTTCACGTCGGGGGCGATGTCGGTGACGTCGCCGTATTCGAGGGGGATGCAGTGCTTGATGGCTTCGCGGACCATCTCGGACTCGTACGGCGGCGTCCGGCCCTCCTTGACCGCCACGTCGAGGTAGTCGAGTGTGAGCAGGCCCATCAGGTCGCGCGTCGGTTCGGTGCAGTAAATCGGGCCGTCGTAGCCGTATTTGAACAGGAGGGGGAGCAGCGCCGAGTGGTCGAGGTGAGCGTGCGTGAGAACCACCGCGTCGATGGAGTTCGCCCCGGAGCCGAGCGCTTCGGGCACCTGGAGGTACGGCACTTCGCCCTCGGCGCCGGGTTTGTCGCCGCAGTCGATGAGGATGCGGGTGTCGGCTGTGGAGAGGATGAATGACGCGCGACCGACCTCGCGGCAGCAGCCGAGCGTCGAGATACGAACCCACTGCTCACGGCTGAGCTGTTCGCGGTGTATCTGTCGGCCGACCCTCTCCAAGATGTCGCGTCGCTCCTCTCGCTCCTGCTTCAGGAAGTTTCGGACGTTCGAGACGGTAGAAGATTCGATGGGTGGCGTCCGGACGACCTCGGGTGTCCAGCCGACCTGTTGGGTTATCTCGCGCAGCGTCGACCCGTGTCGGCCGATGACCATCCCGGGTTTGGCAGCTTCGATGACGACTTCGCCGGTGTCGGCGTGGAAGTCGAGGTCGGTCACGCTCGCCTCCTCCGGAATCACGTCGAGGACCTGCTCGCGCGCTTTCTCCGGGTCGGTGAGCACGTCGGGGTCCGGTCGGACCGTGATCCGTTTCCGGAGTTTGCTGGCGAGCTTTCGGATGAGGTCGCCGTTCTGCGCGAACTCCTTGGGATTGCGCGTGTAGACGACGAGTTCGGGTCCCTCGTACTTCACGTCGGAGACGACGATGTCGCCCGGAAGTTCGCTGTCGATCTCTGCTTTCAGTTCCTCAAGTTGCTTATCTACTGAGCTCATGTGTGTGTTGCCCGTCGGTCCACTCCGGTCGGGCCTCGTACTGCCGCCTCGGTGCCGCCGAGTCGCCGCGAACGCGGATAGTCGAACGCTCGTCGTGACCGGTGGTCCCGAGAGACATACTCAACGGAGTAACTCTGTATGCTACGTGCGGGAAGAGGCAGTGAAAACCCGCTTGTCCGGCAGTATTACCTTCGTGTTATAAAAGCCTTCGCAAAAGGAAAGACGGTACGGGCTCTCGGTGACGCTATGGAACTCACGCCCGACGCCGTCGCCGCCGAACGCGAGGCGCTGAAAACGCGCGCCTCGACCACTGTCTCGCTCATCAACGAGGTTCGAGAGGCGCTCGGCGATCGGTTCGGTGTCGACGTCGCGCCGGTGACCGAAGCCCAGTACCGCGCGGAGGTGGACGCCGTCTTCGCCGACGGCGACGTGGCGGTAAACGTCGCGGCGTACGCCGGGATTCTCAGGGAACTGGACGTGCAGGGCGACTATCCGGGCTTCGTCGTCGACGAGATACTCGGCCGAGAACTGGCGTCGACCATCGCGGGCGGGCAACCGCTCGCGCTGCTCGCGCAGGCGACGTTCCACGTCGCGGATACGATGACCCACACCGACGGCGTCGCCGGAGTGGACGACTTGGACGCCGCGCTGGCGGCGGGTTTTCAGACCCGCCTTCCAGGGTGGGAGTGGACCGAGACGGAGAGTCCGTTCGCGGTCCGCTCCGAGTGAGGCCGGCGATGTCATCCCCGTCACCGACCGATCCGTCGTCTCGGCTCCCGAACGGGGCGAGGTGACGCTCCGACTCGTCGTGTGAGTGGTCGACTCCCCGTTACCCACTGTCACACCGTCTCACAGCTTCGCACGTTTTAAGCCGCGGTGCCGCCACCTCCCGACAATGACCGACACACAGGACCTCGGTATCACCGAGTCCAAGGAGTACAACACCGGCGAGTGGTACGCCGAAGTCGTCCAGAAGGCCGGACTGGCCAACTACGCCCCCGAGGGGATGAGCGGGTTCATCATCACTCGACCCCGCGGGTACGCGCTCTGGGAGGCCGCCCAGAGCTATCTCGACGAGAAGTTCAAAGCGACCGAGGTTCAGAACGCCTACTTCCCGCTTTTCATCCCCGAGAGCTACCTCGAACGGGAGAAGGAAATCGTCGAAGGGTTCGACCCCGAGGTGGCGTGGGTGACCCACGGCGGCCACGAGGAACTGGAGGAACGCCTTGCCGTCCGCCCCACCAGCGAGAGCATCATCGCTCCCTACATGAGCCAATGGGTGCGCAGCCACCGCGACCTCCCCCTGCGCGTCAACCAGTGGGCCTCCGTCGTCCGCTGGGAGGCGACCGACACGAAACCGTTCTTCCGCACGAAGGAGTTCCTCTGGCAGGAGGGCCACACGGCCCACGCCAGCGAGGACGACGCGTGGGAGGAGACGCTGCTCCGCCTCGACCAGTACGAGTCGGCGTACGAGGACCTGTTGGCAATCCCCGTGCTCCGTGGCCAGAAACCCGACCATGACAAGTTCCCCGGCGCCGACACGACGACGACCGTCGAGGCGCTGATGCCCGACGGTAAGTCGGTGCAGGGCGCGACGAGCCACTACCTCGGCACGAGTTTCGCCGAGGCGTTCGACATCACCTACTCCGACGAAGACGAGGCGGACCGAAACGCCCACACCACCTCGTGGGGCTTCTCGTGGCGCTCCATCGGCGCGCTCATCATGACCCACTCCGACGACCAGGGACTCGTGCTCCCCCCGACAGTCGCGCCCACACAGGTCGTCGTCGTCCCAATCTGGCAGGAGGAGAACCAGGAGGCGGTGCTCGACTACGCCGGAAGCGTCGCCGACGACCTCGAAGCCGCCGGAGTCCGCGTCGAACTCGACGACCGCGACGAGCGCAATCCCGGCTTCAAGTTCAACGAACACGAACTGAACGGCGTCCCCGTACGACTCGAAATCGGCCCCAACGAGGTCGACGACGACGAAATTACGGTCGTCCACCGTCCCGACGGCGAGTCGACGGTCGAAGCGCGCAAGGGAATCGTCGAAACCGTCGAAGACCACTTCGACGAGGTGTACGCGAAACTGTACGCCACCGCCGAGGAGAACCTCGACGAGAACGTCCGCGACGCGTTCGCCCGGAACGAGATTCTCGGCACTATCGGCCAGCACGGCGGCTACGTCCGCGCGCCGTGGTGCGGCGAGGAGGCCTGCGAGGAGGAGATAAAGGAGCAGATCTCGGCCGAAATCGTGATGGTCCCCTTCCCCGACGACGAGGAGAAGCAGTTGGACCTCGACAAACACGGCGACTGCGCGGTCTGCGGCGAGTCGTCCGAGGAGACGGCGTACTTCGCGAAGTCGTACTGAACGAGACGGCTCCTCGAACCCGGTGGCGTCGGCGAGATACGAACCCCGCGCCGTTACGAGACCGACGCGATCCTCGTCGACACCGTCGGTGGTTACGGCGAACTGTAGCTTACTTTCCCTTCCTCCTCGCTCATCCGTATTCGGTAGACGCGAGCGTACGGGATGTGCAGGTAGCTTCCGTCTTCGACCTTGACCCGGACGCCAGCGACCTTCCCGGAGTCCGAGATGTTGTCGGCGTCTACCTCTTCTTCGGCCACGCCGTCCGGCGTCTCGTACGAGATGTATGCCATCCGGCGCTAGTGCCGGGTCCATCCCAATAAGCGTAGGACCGAATCACTCCATCCGACACCCCGTCCAAGATGTCTCTCCGTCGCGAGGAGGTCCAGTATCTGTCATAGTAGTTCGGACAATAAATCAGAATAAATTACCTTATATGGGATTAATACACCCTTATTCTTTCAGGAGTACGTTCATAAGTGGTTGGCGCCAGATTCGGGTATGACCAAGCCACACACAGACACCCGCAGGGTTGGCCTCGCGGACCCGGCCGACGAGCGCTCGAACTGCGGCGTCGGCGCCGTCATGGATCTCGACGGCGGTGCGTCGCACGACGTACTCGCCGACGGGCTAGAACTACTCGTAAACCTCGAACACCGCGGCACCACCGGTGCTGAGGAGAACACCGGCGACGGCGCGGGCGTCATGATTCAGCGCCCCGACGAGTTCTTCGAGGAAGAACTCGACTACGACCTCCCCGACCTGTGGGCGGTCGGCTCGATCTTCTTCCCGCAGGACGACGACCAGCGCGAACGCGTCGTCGACGTCGTTGAGGAGGCGCTCGCCGAACACGGGCTCGATGCGTTCCACTGGCGCGACGTACCGACCGACAACGCGGACCTCGGCGCGACGGCGCTGGAGTCGGAACCGGACGTCTGGCAACTGTTTGTCCGGCCGTCCGACGATTCGACGGACACCGAGGCGTTCGACCGCTCGCTGTACGTCGGCCGCCGCGCCGCCGAGAACGCCGTCGACGACTCGGGTATCGAGGGCAGCGGGCGCTTCTACGTCTGCTCGCTCTCGCGGAAGACGCTCGTCTACAAGGGACTGCTGAAAGCCGAACAGCTTCCGACGTACTACCCGGACCTCCGCGACGGGCGGATGAAGTCGGCGCTGGCGATGGTTCACGCCCGATTCTCGACGAACACCCTCGGCGCGTGGCATCTCGCGCACCCATACCGCAACGTCGTCCACAACGGCGAGATAAACACCATCCGCGGCAACGTCAACTGGATGCGCGCCCGCGAGACGGAACTCGAACACCCCGAGTTCGGAAGCGACATCGAGACCATCAAACCCGTCACGCACGCCGACCAGAGCGACACCGCCAGCGTCGACAACGTCGTCGAACTCCTCTTGCAGGGCGGTCGCGACCTGCCGCACGTCCTCCGTATGTTGATTCCGGAGGCGTACCGCAACGACCCAGCGATGGACGAGGGCCGCCGCGACTGGTACGACTTCCACGCCAGCCTCGTCGAACCGTGGGACGGCCCGGCGCTCGTCGCCGCCACCGACGGCGAGCGAATCGCGGCGGTGCTCGACCGCAACGGCCTGCGCCCGTGTCGCTACGACGTGACGACCGACAACCGCCTCGTGATGGCGAGCGAAGTCGGCGCGCTCGACCACGACCCGAGCGAAATCGAATCTCGGGGTCGGCTCCAACCCGGCCAACTGTTCATGGCCGACCCCGAGGAGGGCCGCGTCATCCCCGACGAGGAGGTGTTCGACTCGCTCGTCGACGAGAAGTACGGCGAGTGGGTTCGCGACGAGCAGCGTCACCTCTCGGCGTTCGCCGACCCCGAGGCGTTCGGCACCCACGACCCGGTCGACTCGCTGCGCGCCCAACAGGTGGCGTTCGGCTACACGCAGGACCAGCTGAACCACCTCATCGAGCCGATGGCCAGACAGGGGAAAGACCCCGTCGGGTCGATGGGCGACGACACGCCGCTGTCGGTGCTCTCCGACTTCAACCGGCCGCTTTTCACCTACTTCAAACAGCTGTTCGCGCAGGTGTCGAACCCGCCCATCGACTACATCCGCGAGAAGCTGGTGACGAGTCTCG
This genomic stretch from Haloprofundus salilacus harbors:
- a CDS encoding coiled-coil protein, coding for MAAEQFGIKALDESNNVELTDEKLESGSKGQLIKLAGQLRDRRNELNQMASERASKRDDLNAKTREKVDEAQEHREKRDSLNEQVQEHKKSRNELNAEANELFDKVEEMKSDLELDDGKDLEELEDEIKQLEFRQQTEVLSTEDERELIEKIEKKREEYQNRKEKVEDSGELEELIEEAEEVRSEASKHHQKVTELADEAQEHHNQMIEAYREADDIRDRADEMHELFVEAQEAADRHHEDFVRVQKRLRELDKKEERQRKDSRAEEREAAKEEAEEIYQAFQEGETLDTEDLMKLQRAGLL
- the sppA gene encoding signal peptide peptidase SppA, encoding MKSRKVTAERVVIVLLGVLVAAVVGWILFLSVPESLEDLLGVVLVLVTVALGARFASRIAASRVSAYNVAEVAVQGPISRDRGRGPLPTGSVGTPADDVVEQIERADDDGDAEALLLRLNTPGGEVVPSDDIRNAAVEFDGPTVAYATDTCASGGYWIASGCDELWAREASIVGSIGVIGSSVNVHELAEQLGISYERFAAGKYKDAGLALKEPSDDDRAYLQGIVDRLYDHFVERVADGRGMDPETIRETEARVYIGTDAHELGLVDELGARDDVEARLSELLGADAVVQKFEPQQGLTVRLRRGAEGVAYALGAGLSSRFDAEGVEFKF
- a CDS encoding endonuclease III domain-containing protein, which translates into the protein MADEPAENISGGVGGGGVEATFAPGEADTRAEAVVDELGELYWRKAYGGQDAFECLVRTILSQNTSDVASQPAHDELMARYGGGDLAKALADAERSELAETIHAAGLYNQKSEMMIDAAAEIVDEFSGETAFDACVREEEPETVRDRLLEIRGVGPKTADCVLLFSGGRGGVFPVDTHVHRIARRMGLAPPDADHEVVREHLERDVPAEKCGFGHTAMIQFGREYCKALKPACLDGPEACPLYDYCDKVGVDEVDESVVDPAEVVADD
- a CDS encoding methylglyoxal synthase yields the protein MRLALIAHDEKKPALIEFAKNRSDILSKIDLIATGTTGQRLIDEAGLEIERKQSGPLGGDMQIGAEIANETCDGVIFLRDPLTAQPHEPDITALLRLCDVHETPVATNLATADAVVDELVREKEGDGFEDYE
- a CDS encoding DUF371 domain-containing protein — its product is MKEEVVRARGHENVSARHASTFEVTSDDWLTPAGDCILAVDADRTPADFDPAFVDACRNENARIVATFEVDGVTERVEGHGHPDLTFEGDRSMVGRTSDHTDDRTIMLGAAFAAEGFDRELVDALADGAELTLTLRVGGGADD
- a CDS encoding beta-CASP ribonuclease aCPSF1, translating into MSSVDKQLEELKAEIDSELPGDIVVSDVKYEGPELVVYTRNPKEFAQNGDLIRKLASKLRKRITVRPDPDVLTDPEKAREQVLDVIPEEASVTDLDFHADTGEVVIEAAKPGMVIGRHGSTLREITQQVGWTPEVVRTPPIESSTVSNVRNFLKQEREERRDILERVGRQIHREQLSREQWVRISTLGCCREVGRASFILSTADTRILIDCGDKPGAEGEVPYLQVPEALGSGANSIDAVVLTHAHLDHSALLPLLFKYGYDGPIYCTEPTRDLMGLLTLDYLDVAVKEGRTPPYESEMVREAIKHCIPLEYGDVTDIAPDVKLTFHNAGHILGSAVTHFHIGDGLYNVAFSGDIHYKDTRLFNGAVNDFPRVETLVLESTYGGRNDYQTDQEDSEQKLVDVINETADQGGKVLIPAFAVGRSQEIMLVLEEAMRSGKIPEMPVHLDGMIWEATAIHTTYPEYLRDELRDRIFHEDENPFLAPQFNHIDGGEEERQEVADDDPCIILSTSGMVTGGPIMSWLRHIGPDPDSNLVFVGYQAQGTLGRRIQNGWDEIPINNRDSRNSGRSGTLSLKMGVETVDGFSGHADRNGLMNFVRTMNPRPEKVLCVHGDERSVQDLSSALYHEFNMRTFAPKNLETFRFK
- the proS gene encoding proline--tRNA ligase, translated to MTDTQDLGITESKEYNTGEWYAEVVQKAGLANYAPEGMSGFIITRPRGYALWEAAQSYLDEKFKATEVQNAYFPLFIPESYLEREKEIVEGFDPEVAWVTHGGHEELEERLAVRPTSESIIAPYMSQWVRSHRDLPLRVNQWASVVRWEATDTKPFFRTKEFLWQEGHTAHASEDDAWEETLLRLDQYESAYEDLLAIPVLRGQKPDHDKFPGADTTTTVEALMPDGKSVQGATSHYLGTSFAEAFDITYSDEDEADRNAHTTSWGFSWRSIGALIMTHSDDQGLVLPPTVAPTQVVVVPIWQEENQEAVLDYAGSVADDLEAAGVRVELDDRDERNPGFKFNEHELNGVPVRLEIGPNEVDDDEITVVHRPDGESTVEARKGIVETVEDHFDEVYAKLYATAEENLDENVRDAFARNEILGTIGQHGGYVRAPWCGEEACEEEIKEQISAEIVMVPFPDDEEKQLDLDKHGDCAVCGESSEETAYFAKSY